A genomic window from Pseudomonadota bacterium includes:
- a CDS encoding 1-acyl-sn-glycerol-3-phosphate acyltransferase: MLKKVLLNLYFWPLFSLVTLAAVLLSPVLLAGNLIFTRQPTARMVRKCIRLYGWILVRVIPFMAPVTVEDRSGGIEEPVIFVPNHCSSVDPYLFGMLPLDNAFVTSWPFRIPLYNFFMHLSGYINSNKGWKHVLERGSELLGSGCSLIIWPEGHRSRDGKLRRFKNGAFQLALSTGRPVVPVCVIGSRQMLPPGSRFLTPARIRMILLPAITPSGRSNSPEDIRSLKMRVKNALAEELAGNTRATRRQNCPSSSSCSCLHETGRTPGNEAAC, translated from the coding sequence TTGTTGAAAAAAGTCCTTCTCAATCTGTATTTCTGGCCCCTGTTCTCCCTGGTGACACTGGCCGCGGTCCTGCTCTCGCCTGTGCTGCTGGCCGGCAACCTCATCTTCACCCGGCAACCGACGGCCCGGATGGTCCGTAAATGCATCAGGCTCTATGGCTGGATTCTGGTCCGGGTTATCCCCTTCATGGCTCCGGTCACCGTGGAAGACCGCTCCGGAGGCATCGAGGAACCGGTTATCTTCGTTCCGAACCACTGCTCATCGGTCGATCCTTACCTTTTCGGCATGCTGCCGCTGGACAATGCCTTCGTCACTTCCTGGCCGTTTCGTATTCCCCTCTACAATTTTTTCATGCACCTGTCCGGGTATATCAATTCCAATAAGGGCTGGAAACATGTCCTGGAAAGAGGGAGTGAACTGCTGGGTTCCGGTTGTTCACTGATCATCTGGCCGGAGGGGCATCGTTCCCGTGACGGCAAACTCCGTCGATTCAAGAACGGCGCCTTTCAGCTGGCCCTCTCAACCGGCAGGCCTGTCGTCCCGGTCTGTGTGATCGGTTCGCGGCAGATGCTGCCCCCCGGCAGCAGATTTCTGACTCCCGCCCGGATCCGGATGATCCTGTTGCCGGCAATCACTCCGTCCGGCCGCAGCAACAGCCCCGAAGACATCAGAAGCCTGAAGATGAGGGTCAAAAATGCCCTGGCCGAGGAACTGGCCGGAAATACGCGGGCAACCCGCAGGCAGAATTGCCCGTCGAGCAGTTCCTGCTCATGCCTTCATGAAACAGGCCGGACGCCCGGCAATGAGGCAGCCTGCTAA
- a CDS encoding AMP-binding protein, whose amino-acid sequence MNGYSHEKALALRRSTPEEIGAIQETLLRDHLRKACHAPFYRKMFTDLQCEPDEITLSTLSGLPLTTRHDLEKDPAALFATAATEQVDLALTSGSTGDPVLVPYTAGDLERLAFNEQMGFWGAGIRADDRILLCVTLDRCFIAGLAYYSGLVKLGAAAIRSGPGQPARQWELIDRLLPTGLVGVPTFLLKMAQWGQEHGRNTQKSTISSIITIGEPVRKPDNTLTPLGRELEEAWGCRVFSSYGATELETAFCECTAQCGGHVHPELMLAEIIDDQGTPLPPGKPGELVVTPLGVEGLPLVRFRTGDIARLHDAPCACGWQTPRLGAIEGRLAQRLKFRGTTLYPEMIFQALQELPEIKSSYIEVRSSYDLSDEITVVAGIDGPAVNENQRIAEFLQARLRVQPAVTVREHIQVQETMDQAGGRKLKQFFDLRGERTR is encoded by the coding sequence ATGAACGGATACTCCCACGAAAAAGCTCTCGCGCTCAGAAGATCCACCCCTGAAGAAATCGGGGCCATCCAGGAAACACTCCTCCGGGACCATCTGCGGAAGGCCTGCCATGCGCCATTTTACCGGAAGATGTTCACGGATCTGCAATGCGAGCCGGACGAAATCACCCTGTCCACCCTTTCCGGCCTGCCCCTGACCACCAGGCACGACCTGGAAAAGGATCCAGCCGCCCTGTTTGCAACAGCCGCCACCGAACAGGTTGATCTTGCACTCACCTCGGGTTCAACCGGTGATCCGGTCCTTGTTCCCTATACCGCCGGCGACCTTGAACGGCTCGCCTTCAATGAGCAGATGGGGTTCTGGGGCGCCGGAATCAGAGCCGATGACCGGATACTGCTCTGTGTGACCCTCGACCGCTGTTTTATTGCCGGCCTCGCCTATTACTCGGGGCTCGTGAAACTTGGCGCCGCTGCCATCCGCAGCGGCCCCGGGCAGCCCGCCCGGCAGTGGGAACTCATCGATCGCCTCCTGCCCACCGGACTGGTCGGGGTTCCCACCTTCCTTCTGAAAATGGCGCAGTGGGGCCAGGAGCATGGCCGCAATACGCAAAAGAGCACGATTTCGTCAATCATCACCATCGGTGAGCCGGTCAGAAAACCGGACAACACCCTGACCCCGCTCGGTCGTGAACTTGAGGAAGCATGGGGCTGCCGGGTTTTCTCCTCCTACGGGGCAACCGAACTGGAAACGGCCTTCTGTGAATGCACTGCCCAGTGTGGCGGCCATGTCCACCCCGAGCTGATGCTTGCCGAAATCATTGATGATCAGGGCACCCCCCTGCCTCCCGGGAAACCCGGGGAACTGGTGGTGACCCCTCTCGGAGTTGAAGGACTGCCGCTGGTCCGTTTCCGAACCGGAGACATTGCCCGTCTCCATGATGCACCGTGTGCCTGCGGCTGGCAGACGCCTCGACTTGGCGCCATTGAGGGCCGCCTCGCCCAGCGGCTCAAATTCCGGGGCACCACTCTCTACCCGGAAATGATCTTTCAGGCCCTTCAGGAGCTCCCTGAAATCAAGTCATCATATATCGAGGTCAGATCATCATATGACCTTTCAGATGAAATAACCGTGGTGGCGGGTATTGATGGCCCCGCCGTGAATGAAAACCAGAGAATCGCTGAATTCCTGCAGGCTCGCCTTCGGGTGCAGCCTGCTGTAACTGTCCGTGAGCACATCCAGGTCCAGGAGACCATGGATCAGGCCGGCGGACGCAAACTTAAACAATTTTTTGACCTGCGCGGTGAGAGAACAAGATGA
- a CDS encoding DUF1493 family protein has protein sequence MNQDDSIRRQVIEVIAEEFELDPAQLTPEATLYDDLGLDSLDAVDLVVALEKSFGVKLANEEAIKSVRTMGDLFTLISSLKPSAQES, from the coding sequence ATGAATCAGGACGACAGTATCCGCCGGCAGGTGATCGAGGTCATTGCCGAGGAGTTCGAGCTGGACCCGGCGCAGCTGACTCCGGAGGCAACCCTCTACGACGACCTTGGTCTCGACAGCCTGGATGCGGTCGACCTGGTCGTAGCCCTGGAAAAATCCTTCGGCGTCAAACTTGCCAATGAAGAGGCGATAAAATCCGTCAGAACCATGGGCGACCTTTTTACCCTGATCAGCAGCCTGAAACCTTCCGCCCAAGAGAGTTGA